A window from Cryomorphaceae bacterium encodes these proteins:
- the uvrC gene encoding excinuclease ABC subunit UvrC, producing MSLEAKIAAVPRKPGIYQFYDSEGKILYIGKAVNLRSRVGSYFTKAGGHSGKTRLMVKRIADIRFIVVDNEYDALLLENNLIKKHQPRYNVMLKDDKTYPWICIRNERFPRVFATRQLLKDGSQYFGPYASVKAMHTVLDVIKQLYPLRTCAFPLTEKNVKQRRYRVCLEYHIGNCLGPCEDLLSEDDYNASIREVADILKGDAQVVVSTLKNRMKQLAEELKFEEAQECKEKLEALEKFRSKSTVVNPSIHNVDVFTVVSDQNAGYVNFLKVANGAVIQGHTLQIKKRLEETHQELLQIGIAEIRQRFASQAPEILVPFEPEITLPGVKWVVPQRGDKRKLLDLSERNAKYFMLDQHRQERFTDPSRFKDRVLEQIKNDLRLKEIPRHIECFDNSNMQGTHPVAACVVFRDGKPSKKEYRHFNIKTVTGPDDYASMREVVYRRYARLMREGQSLPQLIVIDGGKGQLSAAVESLEQLGLIGKLAVIGIAKRLEEIYYPDDPVPLYLNKTSESLKVIQHLRNEAHRFGIEHHRNLRSKNALGTSLTDIPGIGPSMAQKLLRAFKSVKRVAGAKEEELAEVVGPARARVILKHLAQS from the coding sequence ATGTCGCTCGAAGCGAAAATAGCTGCTGTTCCGCGCAAGCCGGGCATTTACCAGTTTTACGACTCCGAAGGAAAGATTCTGTATATCGGGAAGGCGGTCAATCTGCGTAGCCGGGTAGGATCATATTTCACGAAAGCCGGCGGCCATAGCGGCAAGACCCGGCTGATGGTGAAGCGCATTGCCGACATCCGATTTATTGTAGTTGACAATGAATATGATGCGCTTCTGCTCGAAAACAACCTGATTAAAAAGCACCAGCCGCGCTACAACGTGATGCTGAAGGATGACAAGACCTACCCGTGGATCTGTATCCGCAACGAGCGTTTTCCGCGAGTGTTTGCCACCCGTCAGCTGTTGAAGGACGGCTCACAGTACTTCGGGCCCTATGCTTCGGTAAAAGCCATGCACACCGTGCTGGATGTCATCAAGCAACTGTATCCGCTTCGAACCTGTGCATTTCCGCTCACCGAAAAAAATGTAAAGCAACGCCGCTACAGGGTGTGTTTGGAGTATCACATTGGTAATTGCCTGGGGCCTTGCGAAGACTTGTTATCGGAAGATGACTACAATGCATCCATCCGCGAAGTGGCCGATATCCTGAAAGGGGATGCGCAGGTAGTGGTAAGCACCCTGAAGAACCGCATGAAGCAACTCGCCGAAGAGCTCAAGTTTGAGGAGGCGCAGGAGTGCAAGGAAAAGCTCGAAGCACTGGAGAAATTCCGCAGTAAATCAACCGTGGTGAACCCATCCATACACAACGTGGATGTATTTACCGTGGTGAGCGACCAGAATGCCGGCTACGTGAACTTCCTGAAAGTGGCCAACGGAGCGGTGATTCAGGGGCATACTTTGCAGATAAAGAAAAGGCTCGAAGAAACGCATCAGGAGCTACTGCAAATAGGCATTGCCGAAATCCGGCAGCGTTTTGCCAGTCAGGCACCGGAAATTCTGGTTCCTTTTGAGCCCGAAATAACGCTGCCCGGCGTAAAATGGGTGGTGCCGCAAAGGGGCGACAAGAGGAAGCTGCTGGATTTGAGCGAGCGCAACGCCAAGTACTTTATGCTTGATCAACACCGCCAGGAGCGATTTACCGACCCCTCGCGCTTCAAAGACCGCGTGCTGGAGCAAATCAAAAATGACCTCCGCCTTAAGGAAATTCCGCGGCATATTGAGTGTTTCGACAACTCCAACATGCAGGGAACTCACCCGGTGGCAGCTTGCGTGGTATTTCGCGATGGCAAGCCCTCCAAAAAGGAGTACCGGCACTTCAACATCAAAACGGTGACAGGCCCCGATGACTACGCCTCCATGCGCGAAGTGGTGTATCGGCGCTACGCACGGCTAATGCGCGAAGGACAATCGCTACCCCAACTGATCGTTATAGACGGTGGTAAAGGGCAGCTCAGCGCAGCGGTGGAGAGCCTGGAGCAACTCGGACTTATCGGCAAGCTTGCGGTGATTGGCATTGCCAAGCGACTGGAAGAAATTTACTACCCCGACGACCCGGTTCCGCTGTATCTGAACAAAACCTCTGAATCGCTCAAGGTTATTCAGCACCTGCGCAATGAGGCTCACCGCTTTGGCATTGAGCACCACCGCAACCTGAGAAGCAAGAATGCCTTGGGCACATCCCTCACCGACATTCCCGGCATAGGTCCGTCCATGGCGCAAAAACTGCTGCGCGCGTTTAAATCGGTAAAGCGCGTTGCCGGGGCCAAAGAAGAAGAACTGGCCGAAGTTGTGGGACCGGCAAGGGCCAGGGTGATATTGAAGCACCTCGCGCAGTCCTAA
- a CDS encoding HAD family hydrolase: MPIRDRGFVRVLEDFPTDQVESLLAYHRKNGGLSRYVKFRYFFEEIRGEELSDERLAELAAAFSRIMLEELGNPDLLIQPTHRFLERKHNDFAMHVVSGSDQQELRKLCDILELSHFFESIHGSPTPKKEWVGRLMEQHGYTPQSTALIGDSINDYEAAAAHGVDFLGFNNPALEDISVYYIRDFNCL; this comes from the coding sequence ATGCCCATTCGCGACCGCGGGTTTGTGCGGGTGCTGGAGGATTTTCCGACAGACCAGGTTGAATCACTGCTGGCCTATCACAGGAAAAATGGAGGCTTGTCGCGCTACGTGAAGTTCCGCTACTTTTTTGAAGAAATTCGCGGTGAGGAATTGTCGGACGAGCGTTTGGCAGAGCTGGCCGCAGCTTTTTCGCGCATCATGCTCGAGGAACTCGGAAATCCCGATTTGCTCATTCAACCCACGCACCGGTTTTTGGAGCGAAAGCACAACGACTTCGCAATGCATGTAGTGTCGGGTTCGGATCAGCAGGAGTTGAGAAAACTTTGCGACATCCTGGAGCTTAGTCATTTCTTTGAGTCCATTCACGGGTCGCCAACACCCAAAAAAGAGTGGGTGGGCCGCTTGATGGAGCAGCATGGCTACACACCGCAATCTACAGCCCTGATAGGCGATTCCATCAACGATTACGAGGCCGCTGCGGCGCACGGCGTCGATTTTCTTGGCTTCAATAATCCAGCGCTCGAGGATATTTCGGTGTACTACATTCGCGATTTTAACTGCTTGTAA
- a CDS encoding 3-deoxy-manno-octulosonate cytidylyltransferase, translating into MEFLVVIPARLKSTRLPEKPLVNLCGQSMIERTYRQCLKALPEDQVVVATDHPKIFDHCEERGMRVLMTPEKCLTGTDRVAAVAKEMDASFYVNVQGDEPLFNPEDITRTVEAARNHPGEVINGFAPISDEHSYRSTSVPKVVLRPDGRLLYMSRSPIPGHKQNEFYRAWRQICVYAFPKTALMDFASRNQKTPLESMEDIEILRFLEMGYEVRMIELSQDSIAVDTPEDVERVIAEIKRREQ; encoded by the coding sequence TGAATCTTTGTGGGCAATCCATGATTGAACGAACCTACCGGCAATGCCTCAAAGCACTGCCCGAAGACCAGGTAGTGGTTGCCACCGACCACCCCAAAATTTTTGACCATTGCGAGGAGCGCGGAATGCGCGTGCTGATGACACCCGAAAAATGCCTTACCGGTACCGACCGCGTGGCGGCTGTGGCGAAAGAAATGGATGCGTCGTTTTACGTGAATGTGCAGGGTGATGAACCCCTTTTCAATCCGGAAGATATTACCCGAACCGTAGAAGCTGCGCGGAACCACCCGGGTGAGGTGATCAATGGTTTTGCACCGATTTCGGATGAGCATTCATACCGTAGCACCTCAGTGCCGAAGGTGGTACTGCGCCCTGATGGCCGTTTGCTGTACATGTCGCGAAGCCCTATTCCCGGGCACAAGCAGAATGAATTTTACAGGGCATGGCGCCAGATTTGCGTCTATGCCTTTCCAAAAACAGCCCTGATGGACTTCGCCTCACGAAACCAAAAAACGCCCCTTGAAAGTATGGAGGATATAGAAATCCTGCGCTTCCTTGAGATGGGTTACGAAGTTCGGATGATTGAACTTTCGCAAGATTCCATCGCTGTTGATACACCGGAGGACGTTGAGCGTGTAATTGCCGAAATAAAGCGTAGAGAACAGTGA